A region from the Longimicrobium terrae genome encodes:
- a CDS encoding ATP-binding cassette domain-containing protein — protein sequence MSTPAVRFEDVRKRFPGSVALDGVTLEIAEGSCHALCGENGAGKSTLGKILAGIHAPDGGRVLVHGREVRFGGPRDALAAGVGMVHQELAFCDNLSVAENLCLGALPARRGWTDPAETIRQAEALLAETGAELDVRRPLGELSTAQRQLVQIAAAVGGGARIIIFDEPTSSLGQHDAERLYALIGRLRARGVTCIYVSHRMPEIFHLCDAVSVLRDGRHVATRPTAGLTEAELVRMMIGRPAAEYLPAPPMTGEATELLRVDGLTSPGRFHDVACTLHAGEVVGLAGLVGAGRSEVAEAIFGLDPAARGSVWVEGKPVRIRTPRQAIELGLGLVPEDRKKQGLVLGASGVHNTSLPILRRLSPGGWIRRRAERALAVDYFGRMKVRTPSPETPVAGLSGGNQQKVVLARWLAAQSRILMLDEPTRGVDVGAKAEIHALITELAARGSAVLLISSELPELLALSTRIVVLRGGRIAGELHRAEATQDRLLRMMAGLADEAPSSTGAGSMEN from the coding sequence GTGAGCACGCCCGCCGTCCGCTTCGAGGACGTCCGCAAGCGCTTTCCCGGCTCCGTGGCGCTGGACGGCGTCACGCTGGAGATCGCCGAGGGAAGCTGCCACGCGCTCTGCGGCGAGAACGGCGCGGGAAAAAGCACGCTGGGCAAGATCCTGGCGGGCATTCATGCGCCGGACGGCGGGCGGGTGCTGGTGCACGGCCGCGAGGTGCGCTTCGGCGGGCCGCGCGACGCCTTGGCGGCGGGGGTGGGGATGGTGCACCAGGAACTCGCCTTCTGCGACAACCTTTCCGTGGCGGAAAACCTCTGCCTGGGCGCCCTTCCCGCGCGGCGGGGATGGACGGACCCGGCGGAGACCATCCGCCAGGCGGAAGCGCTTCTGGCCGAAACGGGCGCGGAGCTGGACGTGCGCCGCCCGCTCGGTGAGCTGAGCACGGCGCAGCGGCAGCTGGTGCAGATCGCCGCGGCGGTGGGCGGCGGCGCGCGCATCATCATCTTCGACGAGCCCACGAGCAGCCTGGGGCAGCACGACGCCGAGCGGCTGTACGCGCTCATCGGGCGGCTGCGGGCGCGCGGGGTGACGTGCATCTACGTGAGCCACCGCATGCCGGAGATCTTTCACCTCTGCGACGCGGTGAGCGTGCTGCGCGACGGACGCCACGTGGCCACGCGCCCCACCGCCGGCCTTACCGAGGCGGAGCTGGTGCGGATGATGATCGGCAGGCCGGCCGCGGAGTACCTGCCCGCGCCGCCGATGACGGGCGAGGCCACGGAGCTGCTGCGGGTGGATGGACTGACGTCGCCCGGCCGCTTTCACGACGTGGCCTGCACGCTGCACGCGGGCGAGGTCGTGGGCCTGGCGGGGCTGGTGGGCGCAGGGCGCAGCGAGGTGGCCGAGGCCATCTTCGGGCTGGACCCGGCGGCGCGCGGGAGCGTGTGGGTGGAGGGAAAGCCCGTACGCATCCGCACGCCGCGGCAGGCCATCGAACTGGGCCTGGGCCTGGTGCCGGAGGATCGCAAGAAGCAGGGGCTGGTGCTGGGCGCCAGCGGCGTGCACAACACCTCGCTCCCCATCCTGCGCCGCCTGTCTCCCGGCGGATGGATCCGGCGGCGGGCGGAGCGCGCGCTGGCGGTGGACTACTTCGGGCGGATGAAGGTGCGCACGCCCAGCCCCGAGACGCCGGTCGCGGGCCTTTCCGGCGGCAACCAGCAGAAGGTGGTGCTGGCGCGATGGCTGGCCGCGCAGTCGCGCATTCTGATGCTGGATGAACCGACGCGCGGCGTGGATGTGGGTGCCAAGGCCGAGATCCACGCGCTGATCACCGAGCTGGCCGCCCGGGGAAGCGCCGTGCTGCTCATCTCCAGCGAACTGCCGGAGCTGCTGGCCCTGTCCACGCGCATCGTGGTCCTGCGCGGCGGCCGCATCGCCGGGGAACTGCACCGCGCCGAGGCCACGCAGGACCGCCTTCTGCGCATGATGGCCGGCCTCGCGGACGAGGCCCCATCATCCACCGGCGCGGGATCGATGGAAAACTGA
- the xylA gene encoding xylose isomerase yields MTLRTDEYTPKPEHHFTFGLWTVGNTGRDPFGDPVRPAISPNYIVQKLGEIGAYGVNFHDEDLVPRDASAADRDRIVREFRAALDASGVRVPMATTNLFGDPAFRDGAFTSNDPRVRRYALQKTMRSMDLGVEFGAETYVFWGGREGTETNAAKDPREAMKWFREAINYLCEYSKSQGYEYRFALEPKPNEPRGDIYLPTIGHALAFIHTLDHPEMVGVNPEVAHDTMAGLDFAHGVGQALDAGKLFHIDLNDQKAGRYDQDFRFGAVDPKSAFFLVKLLEDSGYDGMRHFDAHAYRTEDEDGVWDFARGCMRTYLILKDKAARWNADAEIQQIVGGFRTRGGETGEAVRFSAEHAAGLKEQTLDLEAIRAQGYGYERLDQLTMEILLGVR; encoded by the coding sequence ATGACATTGCGAACTGACGAGTACACGCCCAAGCCCGAGCACCACTTCACCTTTGGCCTGTGGACGGTGGGCAACACGGGGCGCGACCCGTTCGGCGATCCGGTGCGCCCGGCGATTTCGCCCAACTACATCGTGCAGAAGCTGGGCGAGATCGGCGCGTACGGCGTCAACTTTCACGACGAGGACCTGGTGCCGCGCGATGCGTCGGCCGCGGACCGCGACCGCATCGTGCGCGAGTTCCGCGCGGCGCTGGACGCCAGCGGCGTGCGCGTGCCCATGGCGACCACCAACCTGTTCGGCGACCCGGCCTTCCGCGACGGCGCGTTCACCAGCAACGACCCGCGCGTTCGCCGCTACGCCCTGCAGAAGACGATGCGCAGCATGGACCTGGGCGTGGAGTTCGGCGCGGAGACGTACGTGTTCTGGGGCGGGCGCGAGGGGACGGAAACCAACGCCGCCAAGGACCCGCGCGAGGCCATGAAGTGGTTTCGCGAGGCCATCAACTACCTGTGCGAGTACAGCAAGTCACAGGGATATGAGTACCGCTTCGCGCTGGAGCCCAAGCCCAACGAGCCGCGCGGCGACATCTATCTCCCCACGATCGGCCACGCGCTGGCATTCATCCACACGCTGGATCATCCGGAGATGGTGGGCGTGAACCCCGAGGTGGCGCACGACACCATGGCCGGGCTGGACTTCGCGCACGGCGTGGGGCAGGCGCTGGACGCGGGCAAGCTGTTCCACATCGACCTGAACGACCAGAAGGCCGGCCGCTACGACCAGGACTTCCGCTTCGGCGCCGTCGATCCCAAGAGCGCCTTCTTCCTCGTAAAGCTGCTGGAGGATTCGGGATACGACGGGATGCGCCACTTTGACGCGCACGCCTATCGCACGGAGGATGAGGACGGCGTGTGGGACTTCGCGCGCGGATGCATGCGCACGTACCTGATCCTCAAGGACAAGGCGGCGCGGTGGAACGCGGACGCCGAGATCCAGCAGATCGTGGGCGGCTTCCGCACGCGCGGTGGCGAAACGGGTGAGGCGGTGCGCTTTTCCGCGGAGCACGCGGCGGGGCTCAAGGAGCAGACGCTGGATCTGGAAGCCATCCGCGCGCAGGGCTACGGCTACGAGCGGCTGGACCAGCTGACGATGGAGATTCTGCTGGGGGTTCGCTGA
- the xylB gene encoding xylulokinase has translation MAGALFLGLDVGTSGVKAILVREDGEVAASALTPLTLSTPQPGWAEQDPDAWWQATIASIRQLRAEMPDARIVSVGISGQMHSSVFLDRAGEVIRPALLWCDGRTTEQCAEITRRAGGEDRLRDWVRNPALEGFTLPKVLWLRQREPEAYSRLATVLLAKDFIRYRLTGALATEPSDASGTLMYDPANLRWSDDILNAVGVPRALLPEVGGSSEVLGTVTADAARLTGLDAGTPVVGGGADNACGAAGVGVVTPGEAVASWGTSGTVLAPTAQPLVDPGLRAHTFCHVVPGVWYLMGVVLSAAGAFNWYHQQLARELDESGASRRALDAEAASVPPGAEGVTFLPYLQGERTPHRDASARGAFVGLSLAHTRAHLTRAVLEGVCFALRDSVAILQELGLSPHSLLLTGGGAKSPFLQRLQAEVFGLPVGTVNREEGPAYGAALLAAVGAGAFPDMAAAVRSTLTRIPGDTPSPSSHAAYDEAYARFRALYPALKGVAGAN, from the coding sequence GTGGCCGGCGCGCTGTTCCTGGGGCTGGATGTAGGGACGAGCGGCGTCAAGGCGATCCTTGTGCGCGAGGACGGCGAGGTAGCCGCGTCCGCGCTCACTCCGCTGACGCTGAGCACGCCGCAGCCCGGGTGGGCGGAGCAGGACCCGGACGCGTGGTGGCAGGCGACCATCGCGTCTATCCGCCAACTGCGGGCGGAGATGCCGGACGCGCGCATCGTGTCGGTGGGCATCAGCGGGCAGATGCACTCGTCCGTGTTTCTGGACCGCGCGGGCGAGGTCATTCGCCCCGCGCTGCTCTGGTGCGACGGGCGGACCACGGAGCAGTGCGCCGAGATCACCCGCCGCGCGGGCGGCGAAGACCGCCTGCGCGACTGGGTACGCAATCCCGCGCTCGAGGGCTTCACGCTGCCGAAAGTCCTGTGGCTGCGGCAGCGCGAGCCGGAGGCGTACAGCCGGCTGGCCACGGTGCTGCTGGCCAAGGACTTCATCCGCTACCGGCTGACGGGCGCGCTGGCCACGGAGCCGTCGGACGCATCGGGCACGCTGATGTATGATCCGGCCAACCTGCGGTGGAGCGACGACATCCTGAACGCGGTCGGCGTGCCTCGCGCGCTGCTTCCGGAGGTCGGCGGCTCGTCGGAGGTGCTGGGGACGGTGACAGCGGATGCGGCGCGGCTCACCGGGCTGGACGCGGGAACGCCGGTCGTCGGGGGCGGGGCGGACAACGCGTGCGGCGCGGCGGGGGTGGGCGTCGTGACGCCGGGCGAGGCGGTGGCGAGCTGGGGGACGTCCGGCACCGTGCTGGCGCCCACCGCGCAGCCGCTGGTGGACCCGGGGCTGCGGGCGCACACCTTCTGCCACGTGGTGCCCGGCGTGTGGTACCTGATGGGCGTCGTCCTGTCCGCGGCGGGTGCGTTCAACTGGTACCATCAGCAGTTGGCGCGCGAGCTGGACGAGAGCGGGGCATCACGCCGCGCGCTGGACGCAGAGGCGGCGTCGGTGCCGCCCGGGGCGGAGGGCGTGACGTTTCTGCCGTACCTGCAGGGCGAGCGCACGCCGCACCGCGACGCGTCGGCGCGGGGCGCGTTCGTGGGGCTGAGCCTGGCCCACACGCGGGCGCACCTGACGCGCGCCGTGCTGGAGGGCGTGTGCTTCGCGCTGCGCGATTCCGTGGCGATTCTGCAGGAACTGGGGCTGTCGCCGCACTCGCTGCTGCTTACGGGCGGTGGCGCGAAGAGTCCGTTTCTGCAGCGGCTTCAGGCGGAGGTGTTCGGGCTTCCTGTGGGCACGGTGAACCGCGAGGAGGGGCCGGCATACGGCGCGGCGCTGCTGGCCGCGGTAGGCGCGGGCGCGTTCCCGGACATGGCCGCCGCCGTCCGCTCCACCCTCACGCGCATTCCCGGCGACACCCCCTCGCCGTCGTCGCACGCCGCCTACGACGAGGCGTACGCGCGCTTCCGGGCGCTGTATCCCGCGCTCAAGGGCGTGGCCGGGGCGAACTGA
- a CDS encoding SGNH/GDSL hydrolase family protein — protein sequence MVAGLLLACGACATAAPAPVVDNTRWVGTWSTSQQLTEPANLPPAPGLPGNTLRQIVHVSTGGNVVRVRFSNLFGDGPMTITAARIAAARWADTVVAETARPLSFGGQPSITIAAGEEVMSDRLAFPLTPLQNVAVTMRFGAFPAAVTGHPGSRTTSYLAAGDHVSAATLDGAARTDHWYALAGIDVVDDDRAGGAVVTLGNSITDGRGSGTNRQNRWPDELSRRLRDDARTADVAVLNAGIGGNCVLRDCLGPAAVARFERDVLRQPGVRWMIVLEGINDIGQAQGAEGAQGVARGLIAAYGQMIDRAHAQGIRVYAATLLPFGGSFYDSPEREAARQAVNAWIRTGGRFDAVIDLDAAMRDPANPSRLQEIADTGDHLHPNEEGHRMIGEAIDLALFIR from the coding sequence ATGGTTGCGGGGTTGCTGCTGGCCTGCGGGGCGTGCGCGACGGCGGCTCCGGCGCCCGTGGTGGACAACACCCGGTGGGTGGGGACGTGGAGCACGTCGCAGCAGCTGACGGAGCCCGCGAACCTTCCGCCCGCGCCGGGGCTGCCGGGAAACACGCTGCGGCAGATCGTCCACGTGTCCACGGGCGGAAACGTGGTGCGGGTGCGCTTCAGCAACCTGTTCGGCGACGGGCCAATGACCATCACCGCCGCGCGGATTGCGGCGGCGCGCTGGGCAGACACGGTCGTGGCGGAAACCGCGCGTCCGCTGTCGTTCGGCGGACAGCCGTCCATCACCATTGCCGCCGGGGAGGAGGTAATGTCCGATCGGCTGGCGTTCCCGCTGACGCCGCTGCAGAACGTGGCAGTCACAATGCGGTTCGGCGCCTTTCCCGCCGCCGTCACGGGGCATCCGGGTTCGCGCACGACCTCGTACCTCGCGGCGGGAGATCACGTGTCCGCGGCGACGCTGGACGGGGCGGCGCGCACGGACCACTGGTACGCGCTCGCCGGCATCGACGTGGTGGATGATGATCGGGCGGGCGGCGCGGTGGTCACCCTCGGCAACTCCATCACGGACGGGCGAGGGTCGGGCACCAATCGCCAGAACCGCTGGCCAGACGAGCTTTCGCGGCGGCTTCGGGATGATGCGCGCACGGCGGACGTCGCGGTGCTGAATGCCGGCATCGGCGGCAACTGCGTGCTGCGCGACTGCCTGGGCCCCGCCGCCGTCGCCCGCTTTGAGCGCGACGTGCTGCGCCAGCCGGGCGTGCGGTGGATGATCGTGCTGGAGGGGATCAACGACATCGGGCAGGCGCAGGGAGCGGAGGGCGCGCAGGGCGTGGCGCGCGGGCTGATCGCCGCGTACGGGCAGATGATTGACCGGGCGCACGCGCAGGGAATCCGCGTGTACGCCGCCACGCTGCTGCCCTTTGGCGGATCGTTCTACGATTCGCCGGAGCGCGAAGCCGCGCGGCAGGCGGTAAACGCGTGGATCCGCACCGGCGGCCGCTTCGACGCCGTCATCGACCTGGACGCGGCGATGCGCGATCCCGCGAACCCGTCGCGCCTCCAGGAGATCGCGGACACGGGCGATCACCTGCATCCCAACGAAGAGGGCCATCGCATGATCGGCGAAGCCATCGACCTGGCGCTGTTCATCCGCTGA
- a CDS encoding sialate O-acetylesterase — protein MLPRCSGGRARASALALLLALGAAPVAAQRADGLRLPRLFQDGMVLQRGARIPVWGWAPPGTAVTVALDARTERTVAGADGGWEVRFPGLPPGGPHTLAVEGGGARVAVADVLVGDVWVASGQSNMEWPLAMATGGAQAIAAANDPMLREFAVPHSYAADPAEDLAGGSWARSDSAHAGTFSAVAWFFARQVRATQRVPVGIIHTSWGGANVESWTSRPGLGMDDAAWAAVLQRERGREAAVRDTLTRKIGALPEQDAGLVDGRAVWADPALDEGGWTELRVPGTWEDAGFGGLDGVAWYRTAFTLTAEEARAGVRLSLGAIDDDDLTWINGVEAGRTSGYNVARTYTLPATALRAGRNVIAIRVADGGGGGGITGPADRVWVETSAGRRPLAGTWKFRVGEVSFREDGQRINKVPSYLYNRMIHPLLRYPVRGVIWYQGESNANNDEQARAYAGLFAGMIRDWRGRWTGGREMPFLWVQLPNYGAVDSVPPATGGWALLRESQTAALALPATGQVVAIDLGEAGELHPRDKRPVGERLAAVARRVVYGERVEDSGPTYRRHEVRDGRVTVEMDHAAGLALRGAADRVFAVAGADRRWVWARAEVRDGRLVVWSPEVPNPVAVRYAWSNSPASTPLRNAAGFPARPFRTDAW, from the coding sequence ATGCTCCCACGTTGCTCTGGCGGACGCGCCCGTGCGTCCGCGCTGGCCCTCCTTCTCGCGCTCGGCGCCGCGCCGGTTGCCGCGCAGCGCGCGGACGGACTGCGGCTTCCCCGTCTGTTTCAGGACGGAATGGTGCTGCAGCGCGGCGCCCGCATTCCCGTGTGGGGGTGGGCGCCGCCGGGAACCGCGGTCACCGTGGCCCTGGATGCACGGACGGAGCGGACCGTCGCCGGCGCGGACGGCGGGTGGGAAGTGCGCTTCCCCGGCCTTCCCCCGGGCGGGCCGCACACGCTGGCGGTGGAGGGCGGCGGGGCGCGGGTCGCCGTCGCGGACGTGCTCGTGGGCGACGTGTGGGTGGCGAGCGGGCAGTCCAACATGGAATGGCCGCTCGCCATGGCCACGGGCGGCGCGCAGGCGATTGCCGCGGCGAACGATCCCATGCTGCGCGAGTTCGCCGTTCCGCACTCGTACGCGGCGGACCCGGCGGAGGACCTCGCGGGGGGAAGCTGGGCGCGCTCCGATTCCGCGCACGCGGGCACCTTTTCCGCCGTCGCCTGGTTTTTCGCGCGGCAGGTGCGGGCGACGCAGCGCGTTCCCGTCGGCATCATCCACACGTCGTGGGGCGGCGCCAACGTGGAATCGTGGACGAGCCGGCCGGGGCTGGGGATGGATGACGCCGCCTGGGCCGCCGTGCTCCAGCGCGAGCGGGGGCGCGAGGCCGCCGTCCGCGACACGCTGACGCGCAAAATCGGCGCGCTGCCGGAACAGGACGCGGGGCTGGTGGACGGGCGCGCCGTGTGGGCGGACCCGGCGCTGGACGAGGGCGGATGGACGGAGCTTCGCGTGCCGGGGACGTGGGAGGACGCGGGCTTCGGCGGGCTGGACGGCGTGGCGTGGTACCGCACCGCGTTCACGCTGACGGCGGAGGAGGCGCGGGCCGGCGTGCGCCTTTCCCTTGGCGCCATCGACGACGACGACCTCACTTGGATCAACGGCGTGGAGGCGGGGCGCACCTCGGGATACAACGTGGCGCGGACGTACACCCTTCCCGCCACCGCCCTGCGCGCGGGGCGCAACGTGATCGCGATCCGCGTGGCGGATGGCGGCGGGGGCGGCGGCATCACCGGGCCGGCGGACCGCGTGTGGGTGGAGACCTCCGCGGGGCGGCGGCCGCTGGCGGGGACGTGGAAGTTCCGCGTCGGCGAAGTCAGCTTCCGCGAGGACGGGCAGCGGATCAACAAGGTGCCGTCGTACCTGTACAACCGCATGATCCACCCGCTTCTGCGCTACCCCGTGCGTGGCGTGATCTGGTACCAGGGCGAATCCAACGCGAACAACGATGAGCAGGCGCGCGCCTACGCCGGGCTGTTCGCGGGGATGATCCGCGACTGGCGCGGGCGGTGGACCGGGGGGCGGGAGATGCCCTTCCTCTGGGTGCAGCTTCCCAACTACGGCGCGGTGGATTCCGTGCCGCCCGCCACCGGTGGATGGGCGCTCCTGCGCGAGTCGCAGACGGCGGCCCTTGCCCTTCCCGCCACAGGCCAGGTCGTCGCGATCGATCTGGGCGAAGCGGGGGAACTGCATCCGCGCGACAAGCGGCCCGTCGGCGAGCGGCTGGCGGCGGTGGCGCGGCGGGTGGTCTATGGCGAGCGGGTGGAGGACTCCGGCCCCACCTACCGCCGCCACGAGGTGCGCGACGGGCGGGTGACGGTGGAGATGGACCACGCCGCGGGCCTGGCGCTGCGCGGCGCGGCGGACCGCGTGTTCGCCGTGGCCGGCGCGGACCGGCGCTGGGTGTGGGCGCGCGCGGAGGTGCGCGACGGGCGGCTCGTGGTCTGGAGCCCGGAGGTGCCGAACCCCGTCGCCGTGCGCTACGCGTGGAGCAACAGCCCCGCGAGCACGCCCCTCCGCAACGCCGCGGGCTTTCCCGCGCGGCCCTTCCGGACGGACGCATGGTGA
- a CDS encoding SusC/RagA family TonB-linked outer membrane protein: MRCWILPLAACLLFAGSARAQSTGQISGTVTEAEGGPVAGATVAIPAINRTVVTNERGRYTLNAVPAGSQTVTASRIGRTSQTRQVTVTAGQTATADFSLGASTLVLDEVVAIGYGTARRADVTGSVSSIRSEDITQVVAANPVDAIKGRIPGVDVTLNSPEPGATARIRIRGARSIGASNDPLFVVDGIPIQGDLRDIDQNSIESIDVLKDAAAVAVYGSRGANGVILITTKRGAAGPTRFSYSTSIGTSRILSPVDLMNGEQFVEMRREVARAGGTYNCPGRTACAAGDAAILDPLSLQNYSAGVSTDWQNEILRTGSLQSHEVSISGGNAATQFRVSGGLLDQTGITMGQGFDAKRGSVSLSHNYRRLSLQATAQGSRTFREIGVGARLWDEALFNSPLGRARNDDGTLPFRPTGDDLRVNPILEGENNIRELTRTNLLGTFSGTFQLTDWLSAVSSFGPQLSTENDGSFVGTLTRRQSGTSLPAAFVDIERRQSYTWSNYLQMNKAFGAAHRLQGTLLYEVASVRAEFDSLGANDLPYSQQLWHNLRTGSGATVVNSNLSEFELQSYMGRLNYTLNDRYTITATGRVDGSSVLAEGNKYAFFPAVGVMWRASQEPFFSRMGFLDDLKVRASFGRVGNSAIGPYQTQGQLSQQSYTFGTQLVVVGFAPGAIPNPDLKWETTDKYNAGIDFAVFNNRVSGALDVYRENTHDLLLPRALPYTSGYTSVLQNVGSTTNAGVEFNISTVNLDGWKGLNWESDFNISTNRNRITALQSGSYFDVGSGRWVNAPINVNFEYEFDGIWQTEDAAQATAMCGCKPGDIRVSDTNGDGVLNSDDRVFIGNHYNFPRYQGSFNNRFTLGAFDFAVLATARVGYHVSNGFIQAYSNLQGRFNGREVDYWTPENPSNENPRPNAGGRGTYGGASYYQNASHMRIRDITLGYRLPESLLGRVGGDRMRVYLKAQDPFLYAPHFDGWDPEAGYSVGDGNQTFSQPDVGGPSFRTFFLGADLSF; this comes from the coding sequence ATGAGATGTTGGATCCTGCCGCTCGCCGCGTGCCTGCTGTTCGCAGGAAGCGCGCGTGCGCAAAGCACCGGACAGATCAGCGGTACGGTCACCGAGGCCGAGGGCGGCCCCGTGGCGGGCGCCACGGTGGCCATTCCGGCCATCAACCGCACCGTCGTGACCAATGAGCGGGGCCGCTACACGCTGAACGCCGTTCCCGCCGGCAGCCAGACCGTCACCGCCAGCCGCATCGGCCGCACCAGCCAGACGCGCCAGGTCACGGTCACCGCCGGGCAGACCGCCACCGCCGACTTCTCGCTGGGCGCCTCCACCCTGGTGCTGGACGAGGTCGTGGCCATCGGCTACGGCACGGCGCGCCGCGCCGACGTCACCGGCTCGGTGAGCTCCATCCGCTCCGAAGACATCACCCAGGTGGTGGCCGCCAACCCGGTGGACGCCATCAAGGGGCGCATTCCCGGCGTGGACGTGACGCTCAACAGCCCCGAGCCGGGCGCCACCGCGCGCATCCGCATCCGCGGCGCGCGCAGCATCGGCGCCAGCAACGACCCGCTCTTCGTGGTGGACGGCATTCCCATCCAGGGCGACCTGCGCGACATCGACCAGAACAGCATCGAGAGCATCGACGTGCTCAAGGACGCGGCGGCGGTGGCGGTGTACGGCAGCCGCGGCGCCAACGGCGTCATCCTCATCACCACCAAGCGCGGCGCGGCGGGCCCCACCCGCTTCAGCTACAGCACCTCCATCGGCACCAGCCGCATCCTGTCCCCCGTGGACCTGATGAACGGCGAACAGTTCGTGGAGATGCGCCGCGAGGTGGCCCGGGCCGGCGGCACGTACAACTGCCCCGGACGCACCGCCTGCGCGGCGGGCGACGCGGCGATCCTGGACCCGCTGAGCCTGCAGAACTACTCGGCCGGCGTCAGCACCGACTGGCAGAACGAGATTCTGCGCACCGGCTCGCTGCAGAGCCACGAGGTCAGCATCAGCGGCGGCAACGCGGCCACGCAGTTCCGCGTCTCCGGCGGGCTGCTGGACCAGACCGGCATCACCATGGGGCAGGGCTTTGACGCCAAGCGCGGCAGCGTGAGCCTGAGCCACAACTACCGCCGCCTGAGCCTGCAGGCCACGGCGCAGGGCTCGCGCACCTTTCGCGAGATCGGCGTGGGCGCGCGCCTGTGGGACGAGGCGCTGTTCAACTCGCCGCTGGGCCGCGCGCGCAACGACGACGGCACGCTCCCCTTCCGCCCCACCGGCGACGACCTGCGGGTGAACCCCATCCTGGAAGGGGAAAACAACATCCGCGAGCTCACCCGCACCAACCTGCTGGGCACCTTCAGCGGCACCTTTCAGCTGACGGACTGGCTTTCCGCCGTGTCCAGCTTCGGCCCGCAGCTCAGCACGGAAAACGACGGCTCGTTCGTGGGCACGCTCACCCGGCGGCAGTCGGGCACCAGCCTTCCCGCGGCCTTCGTCGACATCGAGCGGCGCCAGAGCTACACCTGGAGCAACTACCTGCAGATGAACAAGGCGTTCGGCGCCGCGCACCGCCTGCAGGGAACGCTGCTGTACGAAGTGGCCTCGGTGCGCGCCGAGTTCGACTCGCTGGGCGCCAACGACCTGCCGTACTCGCAGCAGCTGTGGCACAACCTGCGGACCGGCTCCGGCGCCACGGTGGTGAACAGCAACCTGTCGGAGTTCGAGCTGCAGTCCTACATGGGCCGCCTGAACTACACCCTCAACGACCGCTACACCATCACGGCCACGGGCCGCGTGGACGGCAGCAGCGTGCTGGCGGAAGGGAACAAGTACGCCTTCTTCCCGGCCGTGGGTGTGATGTGGCGCGCCAGCCAGGAGCCGTTCTTCAGCCGGATGGGCTTTCTGGACGACCTCAAGGTGCGCGCCAGCTTCGGCCGCGTGGGCAACAGCGCCATCGGGCCGTACCAGACGCAGGGCCAGCTGAGCCAGCAGTCGTACACCTTCGGCACGCAGCTCGTCGTCGTCGGATTCGCGCCGGGCGCCATTCCCAACCCGGACCTGAAGTGGGAGACCACGGACAAGTACAACGCCGGAATCGACTTCGCGGTGTTCAACAACCGCGTGTCGGGCGCGCTTGACGTGTACCGCGAAAACACGCACGACCTGCTGCTTCCCCGCGCGCTCCCCTACACGTCGGGCTACACCAGCGTGCTGCAGAACGTGGGCAGCACCACCAACGCCGGCGTGGAGTTCAACATCAGCACGGTGAACCTGGACGGGTGGAAGGGGCTGAACTGGGAGTCGGACTTCAACATCAGCACCAACCGCAACCGCATCACCGCGCTGCAGAGCGGCTCGTACTTCGACGTGGGCAGCGGCCGCTGGGTCAACGCCCCCATCAACGTCAACTTCGAGTACGAGTTCGACGGGATCTGGCAGACCGAGGACGCCGCGCAGGCCACCGCCATGTGCGGGTGCAAGCCGGGCGACATCCGCGTGTCGGACACCAACGGCGACGGGGTGCTGAACTCCGACGACCGCGTCTTCATCGGCAACCACTACAACTTCCCGCGCTACCAGGGAAGCTTCAACAACCGCTTCACCCTGGGCGCGTTCGACTTCGCGGTGCTGGCCACGGCGCGCGTGGGCTACCACGTGAGCAACGGCTTCATCCAGGCGTACAGCAACCTGCAGGGCCGCTTCAACGGCCGCGAGGTGGACTACTGGACACCGGAAAATCCCAGCAACGAAAACCCCCGCCCCAACGCGGGCGGCCGGGGCACGTACGGCGGCGCCAGCTACTACCAGAACGCCTCGCACATGCGCATCCGCGACATCACGCTGGGCTACCGGCTGCCGGAGTCGCTGCTGGGCCGCGTGGGCGGCGACCGCATGCGCGTGTACCTGAAGGCCCAGGACCCCTTCCTGTACGCCCCGCACTTTGACGGATGGGACCCGGAAGCGGGCTACAGCGTGGGCGACGGCAACCAGACCTTCTCCCAGCCGGACGTGGGCGGGCCGTCGTTCCGCACCTTCTTTCTGGGCGCCGACCTTTCCTTCTGA